One segment of Actinomyces sp. 432 DNA contains the following:
- the rpmB gene encoding 50S ribosomal protein L28, translated as MAAVCDVCGKGPVFGKSVSHSHVRTSRRWNPNIQRVRALVNGTPKRLNVCTSCLKAGKVTRNI; from the coding sequence GTGGCTGCTGTGTGCGACGTCTGCGGCAAGGGCCCCGTCTTCGGCAAGAGCGTCTCGCACTCCCATGTGCGGACCAGCCGCCGGTGGAACCCGAACATTCAGCGTGTACGTGCTCTCGTGAACGGCACCCCCAAGCGCCTAAACGTGTGCACGTCCTGCCTCAAGGCCGGCAAGGTGACGCGCAACATCTGA
- a CDS encoding DAK2 domain-containing protein has protein sequence MAERTGTPATAGTAAVALTAPLLRAWLDAARTVAGATRDLVDSLNVFPVPDADTGTNVLLTVRSACDALTLLPSGSDLAQAARVAADGAVRGARGNSGLLISQVLAALADVCAQAPDPAALRPVELVHAYERIAATTWSAVSRPVTGTLLTVAQDAAASARRVLSESTAASPATASAVAASAAFGAQESVVETAGLGHGAVDAGGAALMLMYTCLSDTIDGAGRQAGSASQPCTDVARQMLDDLVAAATHGSGAREDAGPFSTGEFEVMYLLEATAAQASDLRRDLERIGDSVGVVGTPDALGVGMFQVHVHTDTPRAALPRQGRARQVCIHHLHPTALAVAPTWDADEPPLPFSGAGDSRVVSFERLANRRNRGLPVHGGTDSASRAAQRVGVIACTRAPGLIEQFARTGAVVVLNPERDGIVRAAGDLGVAQAIVLPCDSRAAASAHEAARFLAARSAVSSVRGAGSGEAARTVPDGVRLLVCDTDDEARVLAAAVAVAGQTENAELGALATRTGSVAAGVRTTALTGSEAEADAVAATLTAVLRPDDELVTVILGREALPDVGAMAAAAVVRYAEQQGLLPDAIEVVIHAGAQAAPDVLIAIG, from the coding sequence GTGGCAGAACGCACCGGTACCCCCGCGACCGCGGGCACTGCGGCAGTGGCCCTGACCGCACCGCTCCTGCGCGCCTGGCTGGATGCCGCTCGTACAGTCGCCGGGGCCACCCGCGATCTGGTTGACTCCCTCAACGTCTTCCCGGTTCCGGATGCCGACACCGGGACGAACGTGCTGCTCACCGTCCGCTCCGCCTGCGACGCCCTGACGCTCCTGCCCTCCGGCAGTGACCTGGCCCAGGCGGCACGGGTTGCCGCAGACGGCGCTGTCCGGGGCGCTCGCGGCAACTCGGGCCTGCTCATCTCCCAGGTGCTCGCAGCCCTGGCTGACGTGTGCGCGCAGGCCCCCGACCCGGCCGCGCTGCGCCCCGTGGAACTAGTGCACGCTTATGAGCGTATTGCCGCCACGACCTGGAGTGCCGTCTCCCGGCCCGTAACCGGCACACTTCTCACCGTGGCCCAGGACGCAGCAGCAAGTGCCCGGAGGGTTCTGTCCGAGTCCACTGCCGCCAGCCCGGCGACGGCGTCGGCGGTGGCGGCCTCGGCCGCATTCGGCGCCCAGGAGAGCGTGGTGGAGACCGCGGGTCTGGGCCATGGCGCCGTCGACGCCGGCGGCGCGGCGCTGATGCTGATGTACACCTGCCTGTCGGACACCATCGACGGTGCCGGCCGGCAAGCCGGCTCCGCATCCCAGCCCTGCACCGACGTGGCCCGCCAGATGCTTGACGACCTGGTTGCCGCCGCCACCCACGGCTCCGGGGCGCGCGAGGACGCCGGCCCCTTCTCCACCGGGGAGTTCGAGGTCATGTACCTGCTGGAGGCCACCGCCGCTCAGGCCTCGGACCTGCGTCGCGACCTGGAGCGCATCGGTGACTCGGTAGGCGTGGTCGGTACCCCCGATGCGCTTGGTGTGGGCATGTTCCAGGTCCACGTGCACACCGACACCCCCCGCGCGGCCCTGCCTCGCCAGGGCCGCGCCCGCCAGGTATGTATCCACCACCTGCACCCGACGGCGCTTGCAGTCGCCCCCACCTGGGACGCCGATGAGCCTCCGCTGCCCTTCTCCGGCGCCGGTGACAGCCGGGTGGTCTCCTTCGAGCGGCTGGCCAATCGCCGCAATCGGGGGCTGCCCGTACACGGCGGTACGGATTCCGCCTCCCGTGCCGCCCAGCGCGTGGGTGTGATTGCTTGTACTCGTGCTCCCGGCCTCATAGAGCAGTTCGCGCGCACGGGCGCCGTGGTGGTCCTGAACCCGGAGCGCGACGGCATTGTCCGCGCCGCCGGCGACCTCGGTGTCGCCCAGGCCATTGTGCTGCCCTGCGATTCTCGGGCCGCTGCCAGTGCTCATGAAGCCGCCCGGTTCCTGGCCGCGCGCTCCGCGGTGTCCTCCGTGCGCGGTGCCGGGAGCGGCGAGGCCGCCCGCACAGTTCCGGATGGCGTGCGCCTGCTGGTGTGCGACACCGATGACGAGGCGCGGGTGCTGGCGGCAGCCGTCGCCGTCGCCGGACAGACCGAGAATGCTGAGCTCGGTGCGCTGGCCACCCGCACGGGAAGCGTGGCTGCCGGCGTGCGCACAACGGCCCTGACCGGATCGGAGGCCGAGGCGGACGCAGTCGCTGCCACCCTTACCGCCGTGCTGCGCCCAGACGATGAACTCGTCACCGTGATTCTCGGCCGTGAGGCCTTGCCCGACGTCGGCGCCATGGCGGCCGCCGCCGTGGTCCGCTACGCCGAGCAGCAGGGCCTGTTACCCGACGCCATAGAGGTCGTTATCCACGCGGGCGCCCAGGCCGCCCCCGACGTCCTCATCGCCATTGGGTGA